In Tsuneonella amylolytica, one genomic interval encodes:
- a CDS encoding oligosaccharide flippase family protein: protein MTAWRVGGGIAKVASTVRARGTLFAQIGWVGGSFVAQQVVRLATNVALAWLLAPALLGTMLLINTLRTGGELLSDVGIGQSMVHNQRAEERAFFDTAWTLKIVRGLVLFVIALALTVPLAALYDDPQLRVLLPISALIFVISGFASPSRYLLQKRLEVRRIALFDLAVSVASLVIHIVFALLSPTIWALVGGLLLGTLVSTVGSYFLLRGVTHRLKIERHALREITHFGKWIFFASLVYFLAMNFDRLYFADAIPFAVLGIYGIARTFADTVLQVFQRMGNMLIFPKISASEERGFALRARIAPLRWPVLIGSAAALALAVTFADTFIDLAYDDRYSSAGIFLTILLVGTWFAILGALADAMVMGVGKPASVATSNIVKLAVIAGTLPMFLPRWGIIAALFGFVAGEAARYAVLVWRKHALGLAFFRQDLAATMLFLVFALFCREFSGLLGLTSGLAGWVAQAGTAHV, encoded by the coding sequence ATGACCGCTTGGCGCGTGGGGGGGGGCATTGCCAAAGTCGCCAGCACGGTGCGCGCGCGCGGCACGCTTTTCGCGCAAATCGGGTGGGTCGGCGGCAGTTTCGTCGCTCAACAGGTCGTTAGGCTGGCGACCAACGTCGCACTCGCCTGGCTTCTTGCCCCTGCACTGTTGGGTACAATGCTGCTAATCAATACCTTGCGCACCGGGGGCGAACTTTTGTCCGACGTGGGCATCGGCCAGAGCATGGTTCACAACCAGAGGGCCGAAGAGCGGGCCTTTTTTGACACCGCCTGGACGCTGAAAATCGTTCGCGGTTTGGTGCTCTTCGTCATCGCCCTCGCGCTGACGGTGCCGCTGGCCGCGCTTTATGACGATCCGCAACTGCGTGTACTTTTGCCTATTTCCGCCCTGATCTTCGTGATCTCGGGCTTTGCGTCTCCATCGCGCTATCTCCTCCAAAAGCGGCTGGAGGTACGCCGGATTGCGCTTTTTGACCTTGCCGTTTCGGTCGCCTCATTGGTCATCCACATCGTTTTCGCTCTTCTCTCGCCGACGATCTGGGCGCTCGTGGGGGGATTGCTGCTGGGTACATTGGTATCCACGGTCGGAAGCTATTTTCTCCTGCGCGGCGTAACGCACCGCTTAAAGATAGAACGGCACGCGCTCCGCGAGATCACGCATTTCGGCAAATGGATCTTCTTTGCCTCACTCGTTTACTTTCTGGCGATGAATTTCGATCGGCTGTATTTCGCCGACGCCATCCCCTTCGCGGTGCTGGGCATCTACGGCATCGCGCGCACCTTTGCCGATACTGTACTGCAGGTCTTCCAGCGCATGGGCAATATGCTGATCTTTCCGAAAATCTCAGCTAGCGAAGAGCGCGGTTTCGCGCTGCGTGCGCGTATCGCGCCACTGCGCTGGCCGGTTTTGATCGGCTCGGCCGCCGCACTCGCGTTGGCCGTGACCTTCGCAGACACTTTCATCGATCTCGCCTATGACGATCGGTATAGTTCTGCGGGAATTTTCCTGACGATTCTCTTGGTCGGTACTTGGTTTGCCATCCTTGGTGCCCTTGCTGACGCGATGGTCATGGGTGTGGGCAAGCCGGCTAGCGTGGCGACTAGCAACATCGTGAAGCTGGCGGTCATCGCCGGAACCTTGCCAATGTTTCTGCCGCGTTGGGGAATTATCGCCGCGCTGTTCGGTTTCGTTGCTGGCGAAGCGGCACGCTACGCCGTCCTCGTCTGGCGAAAGCATGCGTTGGGGCTGGCGTTCTTCCGCCAGGATCTGGCGGCGACGATGTTATTCCTCGTTTTCGCGCTTTTTTGCAGAGAGTTCAGCGGATTGCTGGGACTAACTTCCGGCCTCGCGGGGTGGGTTGCGCAAGCCGGGACTGCGCATGTCTGA